The Candidatus Neomarinimicrobiota bacterium DNA segment TTGAGATTGCCGCCAACCGTTATGGCGACCAACAGGCTTTCAGCCTGACGAAAAAGGATGTGCAGGAAGCGCTCCAGCAGCGGGGACTCCTCTATGACCGCGCCGGCGACTACCACTACGATACCATCTCGGCCTTTATCAAGTCCGTCCGGGGCAGCGATCCCGATGCAGCCGTCTATTGGCTGGCGGTAATGCTCGAAGGCGGCGAGAAACCGGAGTTCATCGCCCGGCGGCTGGTGATCCTGGCTTCGGAGGATATCGGCAATGCCGACCCCCAGGCCCTGGTGGTCGCCACCAGCGGGATGCAGGCGGTTCATATGGTCGGTCTGCCGGAGGGTGGGCTGGTACTCGCCCAGGTGACTACCTATCTTGCCTCGGCACCCAAGAGCAATGCTAGCTATTTGGCGCTCAGTGGGGCCACCAGGAGGGTCAAGGAAGATGGCGCCCAGACCGTCCCCCTGCACCTGCGTAACCCGGCCACCGGACTCATGGCCGCCATGGACTATGGCAAAGACTATGTCTACCCCCATAGTGAGCCGGGACACTTCACTAAAGCTGACTATTTCCCCGAGACTATGGCGCCTGAAGTGTTCTACCGCCCCACAAACCAGGGTCACGAAAAATTTATCCGCCAACGGCTGGAAAAGCTGTGGTCCGACCGGTACTGACACTCCTCACCCTTAGCCTGTTGTTTGCTCGGCTGGTTGCCGCCCCACCGGCCGATGAGCGCCTCCGATTGCTCTACGCCGACGTCTGGGAGCATATCAATCGCCAGGGACAGGTAGTGGACTCGCTCTCCGGTAAGGTGAAACTCCGCAAGGGTGAGATGGAGCTCTTTGCCGACCGTGCCGTATTTTATCGTAACGCAGAGCGGGCCCACCTGGCCGGCTCGGTAACGATGGTGCGACCCAATGAACGCCTGACCTGCGATTCCCTGGTCTTCTACAGCCGGGAGGATCGGTTCCAGGCCTGGGGTGGGGTCAAATTCGAACAGGAAGACCAGACCGTTACCTCCAGGGAGTTGATCTACTGGACGCAATTGGATTCGGGCATCGCCAAGCGAGAGGTGGTGATGACCCAGGCGGAGCGCCGGCTCTCCACGAACGAATTCCGTTATCAGAAAACGGATGGACAGCGGGGGGCCTCTTTCCATGCTTTGGGTGGCGTGGTAATCGTGGAGGGCGACCGGCGCGTAACCGGCCAACTGATGACCTACAATGATCTCACAGGAGTCCTGGATTTGATCGACGAGGCTGAAGTGACGGAGGGCAACCGAGATCTCCGTGGCACCAGGATGCGGTTGATATATGAAGAGGATGAGCTCCGGACGGGACTGGTGCAGGAAGGGGCCGAAGCCACCAACCTGATACACGCCCTGTTGTCGCCCACCCGCCGTGACTGGCAGGCCTTCACTGATCTTTTCACCAGCCGCACAATGGAAGCCAGTTTCGTCGATGGTCGCTTGGCCACCGTGCAGCAACAGGGTATGGTCTCGTCAATTTACCATGTGGTTGAGGATTCAGTCCTGCAGGGAGTGAACCACGCTACCGGCGATACACTTACCATGGACTTCGATGAAGACGGTAAACTGGTTCGCATCCAGGTGCAGGGTGGTGCCCGGGGACGCTTTGAACCGGAGCGGGGCAATACTGAAGTGGACACGATGGTTATCTATCGGGCGGAATATATCGACTACCATATCCCTGAAGAGGTGACTTATCTGGAGCGCGGCGCCCGGGTCGACTACCGGGAAAACGGACTGGCCGCCGGCTATATCCTGGTGACTTGGCAGAACA contains these protein-coding regions:
- a CDS encoding replication-associated recombination protein A, which translates into the protein TIILIGATIENPSFEVIGPLLSRCRVIRLPPYNNEQLATMLDRALKEDILLAQRNITLSDQVRALLIESAGGDARKMFNALEIAANRYGDQQAFSLTKKDVQEALQQRGLLYDRAGDYHYDTISAFIKSVRGSDPDAAVYWLAVMLEGGEKPEFIARRLVILASEDIGNADPQALVVATSGMQAVHMVGLPEGGLVLAQVTTYLASAPKSNASYLALSGATRRVKEDGAQTVPLHLRNPATGLMAAMDYGKDYVYPHSEPGHFTKADYFPETMAPEVFYRPTNQGHEKFIRQRLEKLWSDRY